A part of Pieris napi chromosome 9, ilPieNapi1.2, whole genome shotgun sequence genomic DNA contains:
- the LOC125052561 gene encoding uncharacterized protein LOC125052561, which translates to MEILKKTVFTLLFLFLYLADALKIKKQNQTTTTVNPKIDKFIEDDMEIKLNLNNHNNDEDLREQLENKILKENSTVQNLDLTKKRNKSVTPRNSVDKSASQGIYLPIDLLLKHPKLNGTNHTNSNSKSRQNVTNTNNPIVNYLKPKIDFCEDTMEAVDESIADFYSAIKTNNRTNESFVILDDVKVDDYVNIKMSPESSEVTNIDARNSLPDKSDQMNSSANVGTQINVIKTPTTTIEIVIKCEPSTPNEALRSNSSIVIHNTTYQEITQPAYCPIPYTYSYTPRWPYRSWYGTYPYNFYKYPNTKHNGQCYFYNNQYSMPYSAPNIVRKTWNNMDLSITNPNYMTFNCEETKDSTMPEYDDNMYEIYDQNVI; encoded by the exons atggaaatattaaaaaaaactgtgtttACTTTATTGTTTCTGTTTCTTTATTTAGCTGATGCg ttaaaaataaagaaacaaaaccAAACAACAACCACAGTTAATCCgaaaatagataaatttattgaagacgatatggaaataaaattgaatttaaataatcataataatgatGAAGATTTAAGAGAgcaattagaaaataaaattctaaaagAAAATTCCACAGTCCAAAATCTTGATTTGACGAAGAAACGAAATAAATCAGTAACTCCTAGAAATTCAGTAGACAAAAGTGCTTCACAAGGTATATACCTCCCGATAGATTTGCTCTTAaagcatccaaaattaaatgGAACTAATCACACTAATTCgaactcaaaaagtcgacagaaTGTGACAAACACCAACAATCCTATTGTAAACTACTTAAAGCCCaaaatagatttttgtgaagATACAATGGAAGCTGTAGATGAAAGCATAGCTGACTTTTATAGCGCTATTAAAACGAATAACAGAACAAATGAAAGTTTTGTAATACTTGACGACGTTAAAGTAGatgattatgtaaatataaaaatgagtCCAGAAAGTTCAGAAGTTACTAATATTGATGCGCGGAATTCTTTACCCGATAAAAGTGATCAAATGAATTCTTCAGCAAATGTTGGAAcgcaaataaatgttataaaaacacCAACTACAACTAtagaaattgtaataaaatgcgAACCATCCACTCCCAATGAAGCGTTAC ggTCTAATTCATCCATTGTTATTCACAATACAACCTACCAAGAAATAACACAACCTGCCTATTGTCCCATTCCGTACACATATAGCTATACGCCTCGTTGGCCTTATAGATCGTGGTACGGAACGTACCCTtacaatttctataaatatccAAACACAAAACATAACGGCCAgtgttacttttataataaccAATATTCTATGCCATACTCAGCTCCAAATATTGTGAGGAAAACTTGGAACAACATGGATTTAAGTATAACAAATCCTAATTATATGACATTTAATTGTGAAGAAACTAAAGATTCTACTATGCCCGAATATGATGataatatgtatgaaatttatgatcaaaatgttatttaa